In the genome of Helicovermis profundi, the window ATGTGCATTATATAAAGTTAAAAAAAAATATTCAAAACACAAATACGAATTAGTTTCCAGTAAAAAAGATGAAATTATTAATGATGTTAGAAACGATATTTGTGACATGGGAGTTATTAATGAAAATATTAGTGAAATAGATTTAGATGTAAATAGGATTGGAAGAGAAAAAGTTGTTTTGGTTGCAGAAAAAGACTTTAGAATTCCTGATAAAATAACAATTGAAGAACTATTTAATTATGATATTATTGCACTTTCAAATGCATATTATATTTCTAGTAAAATATGCGAAAAATTAGGTCGTTTTGGAAAGTGCGAAGATGATTTGAAAATACTCTTTAATATTGATTCGATTGGTGCTGTAAAATCAAGTGTTCACAACGGGTATGGGATCTCATTTTTGCCATATATGGCAGTAAAAAAAGAATTATATAGTGGATTATATAAAATTATAGAAATTGAAGATTTTGATTTAAGTTATGACATATTTTTATTGCATAAATCATACGATAAATTATCAAGTTCTTCTTGTGAAACTATAAAATATTTTATAGAAATGGGAGATAAAAGTTTTTGTTAGAATTAATAAATCTACTAGTAACAATGTAATTTGCTTGTAAAGTTATTTTATTCTTTTTATAGTGATTTCCCAGACGCCATTCATAACTTCGTTGGAGTCAATTTTTAAATTTGAACCATTAAAAGTATCGAATATTGATTCCATTACACATGAATGATCAGTTATAATCATAAATTTATCTCCATAATTAGTTAGTTTAAGTTGTTTTTGTATTTTTAAAATTGGAATGGGGCAAATATCTCCAAAGCAATCAATTTTAAGCATGATACCTCCTATAATTATTGAAAGTGTTATTGATTAAATATAATATAATTTTAACATAATAAGGCCTTATAGCAATAAGAGTTTAAAAAAATATAATAAAGTAGCTAAATAATATCCAAAATATATCGATTGGTGTGATTCTTAGCTAATAGCAAGTGGTGAAAAAAATGAAGATTAAATTTAATAAAATATATAAATCAAACAAGGAAAAAAAATATATTATGGATGTTCTTGATAACCATAGTATTTCCGGAGATGGTATATACACTGATAAAGTCATAGAGTTTTTAAAAAGAAAATACTCCATCATGAATATACTTATGACTACATCTTGCTCTCAAAGTTTGGAAATGGCAATAAGATTAGCAAAAGTAAAAGAAGGAGATGAAGTGATTCTACCATCTTTTTCATTTACTTCGTGTGCAAATTCTATACTAGCAGTTAATGCAAAACCCGTATTTGCAAGAGTTGAAAAGGAGACTCTAAATATTGATATTAATAGTATAAAAAGACTAATTACGGATCAAACCAAAGCTATAATGGTAATACACTATGGAGGAATATCTGCAAATATTGATGAAATCATGAAAATTGCTAAAGAACATAATATAAAAGTTATCGAAGATGCTGCTCATGCTATTGGTGCGTTCAGTAATGGAAGGACTTTAGGTTCAATTGGTGATTTTGGAAGTATTAGCTTTCACTCAACAAAGAATATTACATCTGGTGAAGGCGGAGCTATATATATTAATAGTGAAGGTATAGATAAAAATAATGCTGATATAATGCATCAAAAAGGAACAAATAGATTTGAATTTTTAAATGGGAATACTGAAAAATATGTTTGGAAAGGTTATGGTTCTTCATTTTGTCCATCAGAAATACTGATGGCACATTTATACGCTCAATTAGAAGATGTAGAAAAAGTAACGGAAGAAAGACTAAAAATTGTTAAAATATATAACAAGTTAGTTGAAGAATTTAAAGACATATTATTTTCATATACAAAATTTAATACTGAGTCAAATGGACATCTGTTCTATATATTTTTTAAAGATTTGGATAAAGCAAATAAGTTTAAAAAATATGTAAACAATAAAAATATTGATGTAAGAACTCATTATGTGCCACTTCATAGTACTGAATTTGGGAAAAAGTATAAAAACGATTTTCTTAATTATCACTTAGAAGATGATATTGATAAAAAATTGATGCGTTTACCATTATATCCTGCTTTAACAGATAGTGAAATTGAGTATATTTGTAAGGAGATTAGAAATGGATTTATCTATTGTAATACCAGTTTATAACTCTCAGAAGAGTTTAAATTTATTAGTAACAAAGATTATAGATAATTTAATAGATATATCTTTTGAAATAATACTTGTGGATGATGGAAGCATTGATAATAGTTTTAATGAAATTTTAAAATTATCAAAGGAGAATGAAAATATACTTGGCATAAAACTTGATAAAAATTATGGTCAGCAAAATGCCACGTTTTGTGGAATTGTAAATAGTTCAGGAAAATTTATAGTAACTATAGATGACGATTTGCAACATCCTGTAGAGTGTATAGAAAAATTATTTAAATCTATTAAGGAAGGCTATGATGTATGCTATGGAATTTATACATATTCTGATAGTAGCGTAAGAAAAGCAGGTTCGCTTATGAGAGATTTTTTATTTAATTATTTAATTGGAAAACCTAAAGGAATTGATATTAGTTCGTTTAGAGTTATTAATAGAGATATTGTTAATAAAATAAAAAAATGTGACTATAAGTTTATTAATATTTCTGCACAAATACTAAAAGAGACTAAAAATATTTCTAATTTAAAAGTTGAGAAAGAAC includes:
- the rffA gene encoding dTDP-4-amino-4,6-dideoxygalactose transaminase, whose protein sequence is MKIKFNKIYKSNKEKKYIMDVLDNHSISGDGIYTDKVIEFLKRKYSIMNILMTTSCSQSLEMAIRLAKVKEGDEVILPSFSFTSCANSILAVNAKPVFARVEKETLNIDINSIKRLITDQTKAIMVIHYGGISANIDEIMKIAKEHNIKVIEDAAHAIGAFSNGRTLGSIGDFGSISFHSTKNITSGEGGAIYINSEGIDKNNADIMHQKGTNRFEFLNGNTEKYVWKGYGSSFCPSEILMAHLYAQLEDVEKVTEERLKIVKIYNKLVEEFKDILFSYTKFNTESNGHLFYIFFKDLDKANKFKKYVNNKNIDVRTHYVPLHSTEFGKKYKNDFLNYHLEDDIDKKLMRLPLYPALTDSEIEYICKEIRNGFIYCNTSL
- a CDS encoding sulfurtransferase TusA family protein, with the translated sequence MLKIDCFGDICPIPILKIQKQLKLTNYGDKFMIITDHSCVMESIFDTFNGSNLKIDSNEVMNGVWEITIKRIK
- a CDS encoding LysR family transcriptional regulator; translated protein: MHIESLEYFREVVECKSISKVANKSHISQSALSQLIQKIEDSLNSKLLNRSNRGVEPTDIGKIVLKYSNNILKTYEKMMEEIEDFEKSTHTIRINAERSLVTYSLPCALYKVKKKYSKHKYELVSSKKDEIINDVRNDICDMGVINENISEIDLDVNRIGREKVVLVAEKDFRIPDKITIEELFNYDIIALSNAYYISSKICEKLGRFGKCEDDLKILFNIDSIGAVKSSVHNGYGISFLPYMAVKKELYSGLYKIIEIEDFDLSYDIFLLHKSYDKLSSSSCETIKYFIEMGDKSFC
- a CDS encoding glycosyltransferase family 2 protein gives rise to the protein MDLSIVIPVYNSQKSLNLLVTKIIDNLIDISFEIILVDDGSIDNSFNEILKLSKENENILGIKLDKNYGQQNATFCGIVNSSGKFIVTIDDDLQHPVECIEKLFKSIKEGYDVCYGIYTYSDSSVRKAGSLMRDFLFNYLIGKPKGIDISSFRVINRDIVNKIKKCDYKFINISAQILKETKNISNLKVEKEPRLYGNSGYNFKKLLSLYLKTALYYSKFSFYPEKFKKGKAYKIESKTE